Proteins encoded together in one Papio anubis isolate 15944 chromosome 3, Panubis1.0, whole genome shotgun sequence window:
- the LOC110743301 gene encoding alcohol dehydrogenase 1A, translating to MSTAGKVIKCKAAVLWELKKPFSIEEVEVAPPKAHEVRIKMAAVGICSTDDHVVSGNMVTPLPVILGHEAAGIVESVGEGVTTVEPGDKVIPLVVPQCGKCRICKTPERNYCLKNDLSNPRGTLQDGTSRFTCRGKPIHHFLGVSSFSQYTVVDENAVAKIDAASPMEKVCLIGCGFSTGYGSAVKVAKVTPGSTCAVFGLGGVGLSAVMGCKAAGAARIIAVDINKDKFAKAKELGATECINPQDYKKPIQEVLKEMTDGGVDFSFEVIGRLDTMMASLLCCHEACGTSVIIGVPPNSQNLSINPMLLLIGRTWKGAIFGGYKSKECVPKLVADFMAKKFSLDALITHVLPFEKINEGFDLLHSGKSIRTILMF from the exons ATGAGCACAGCAGGAAAA GTAATCAAATGCAAAGCAGCTGTGCTATGGGAGTTAAAGAAACCCTTTTCCattgaggaggtggaggttgccccTCCCAAGGCCCATGAAGTTCGTATTAAG ATGGCGGCTGTAGGAATCTGTAGCACTGATGACCACGTGGTTAGTGGTAACATGGTGACCCCACTTCCTGTGATTTTAGGCCATGAGGCAGCCGGCATCGTGGAGAGTGTTGGAGAAGGGGTGACTACAGTCGAACCAG GTGATAAAGTCATCCCACTCGTTGTTCCTCAGTGTGGAAAATGCAGAATTTGTAAAACCCCGGAAAGGAACTACTGCTTGAAAAACGACT TGAGCAATCCTCGGGGGACCCTGCAGGATGGCACCAGCAGGTTCACCTGCAGGGGGAAGCCCATCCACCACTTCCTCGGTGTCAGCAGCTTCTCCCAATACACGGTGGTGGATGAGAATGCAGTAGCCAAAATTGACGCAGCCTCACCCATGGAGAAAGTCTGCCTTATTGGCTGTGGATTTTCAACTGGTTATGGGTCTGCAGTCAAAGTTGCCAAG GTAACCCCAGGCTCTACCTGTGCTGTGTTTGGCCTGGGAGGGGTCGGCCTCTCTGCTGTTATGGGCTGTAAAGCAGCTGGAGCAGCCAGAATCATTGCGGTGGACATCAACAAGGACAAATTTGCAAAGGCCAAAGAGTTGGGTGCCACTGAATGCATCAACCCTCAAGACTACAAGAAACCCATCCAGGAGGTGCTAAAGGAAATGACTGATGGAGGTGTGGATTTTTCATTTGAAGTCATCGGTCGGCTTGACACCATG ATGGCTTCCCTGTTATGTTGTCATGAGGCATGTGGCACAAGTGTCATCATAGGGGTACctcctaattcccagaacctcTCAATAAACCCTATGCTGCTACTGATTGGACGCACCTGGAAGGGAGCTATTTTTGGTG GCTACAAGAGTAAAGAATGTGTCCCAAAACTTGTGGCTGATTTTATGGCTAAGAAGTTTTCATTGGATGCATTAATAACCCATGTTTtaccttttgaaaaaataaatgaaggatttGACCTGCTTCACTCTGGGAAAAG TATCCGTACCATCCTAATGTTTTGA